A genomic region of Castor canadensis chromosome 16, mCasCan1.hap1v2, whole genome shotgun sequence contains the following coding sequences:
- the LOC109674408 gene encoding cytochrome P450 2A13 encodes MLASGLLLMAVLACLTVMVLMSVWRQRKLQGQLPPGPTPLPFIGNYLQLNTEQMYNSLMKIREHYGPVFTIHLGPRRVVVLCGQDAVKEALVDQAEEFSGRGEQATFDWLFKGYGVAFSNGERAKQLRRFSITTLRDFGVGKRGIEERIKEEADFLIQAFRDTQGALIDPTFFLSRTVSNVISSIVFGDRFNYEDKEFLSLLRMMLGSFQFTATSTGQLYEMFYSVMKHLPGPQQQAFKELQGLEDFIAKKVEQNQRTLDPNSPRDFIDSFLIRMQEEKKNPNTEFYMKNLVLTTLNLFFAGTETVSTTLRYGFLLLMKHPDVEAKVHEEIDQVIGKNRQPKFEDRAKMPYTEAVIHEIQRFGDIIPMGLARRVTKDTKFRDFFLPKGTEVFPMLGSVLKDPKYFSNPRDFNPQHFLDDKGQFKKSEAFVPFSIGKRYCFGESLARMELFLFLTNIMQHFRFKSPQAPRDINVSPKHVGFATIPPNYTMSFLPR; translated from the exons ATGCTGGCTTCAGGGTTGCTTCTCATGGCTGTGCTGGCCTGCCTGACTGTCATGGTGTTGATGTCTGTCTGGCGGCAGAGGAAGCTCCAGGGGCAGCTACCTCCTGGACCCACCCCATTGCCTTTCATCGGGAACTACCTGCAGCTCAACACAGAACAGATGTACAACTCCCTCATGAAG ATCAGAGAGCACTACGGCCCCGTGTTCACCATCCACCTGGGGCCTCGCCGGGTAGTCGTACTGTGTGGACAGGATGCAGTAAAGGAGGCTCTGGTGGATCAAGCAGAGGAATTCAGTGGGAGAGGCGAGCAGGCCACCTTTGATTGGCTCTTCAAAGGCTATG GCGTAGCCTTTAGCAACGGGGAGCGGGCCAAACAACTCCGGCGCTTCTCTATCACCACGCTGCGGGACTTCGGAGTTGGCAAACGTGGCATCGAGGAGCGCATCAAAGAGGAGGCAGACTTCCTCATCCAGGCCTTCCGAGACACCCAAG GTGCCTTGATAGATCCCACCTTCTTTCTGAGCCGAACAGTCTCCAATGTCATCAGCTCCATCGTCTTCGGAGACCGCTTTAACTATGAGGACAAAGAGTTCCTGTCACTGCTGCGCATGATGCTGGGAAGCTTCCAGTTCACAGCTACCTCTACTGGTCAG CTCTATGAGATGTTCTATTCAGTGATGAAACACCTGCCAGGACCACAGCAACAGGCCTTTAAGGAGCTGCAGGGGCTGGAGGACTTCATAGCCAAAAAGGTGGAGCAGAACCAGCGCACCTTGGATCCCAATTCCCCTCGTGACTTCATTGACTCCTTTCTCATCCGCATGCAGGAG GAGAAGAAGAACCCCAATACAGAATTTTATATGAAGAATCTGGTGCTCACCACACTGAACCTCTTCTTTGCGGGCACAGAAACAGTTAGCACGACCCTGCGCTATGGTTTCCTACTGCTCATGAAGCACCCAGATGTGGAGG CCAAGGTCCATGAAGAGATTGACCAGGTGATTGGTAAGAACCGGCAGCCCAAGTTTGAGGACCGGGCCAAGATGCCCTACACCGAGGCTGTGATCCACGAGATCCAAAGATTTGGAGACATAATCCCCATGGGTCTGGCTCGCAGGGTCACCAAGGACACCAAGTTTCGGGACTTCTTCCTCCCCAAG GGCACTGAAGTGTTCCCTATGCTGGGCTCTGTGCTGAAAGACCCTAAGTACTTCTCTAACCCCCGAGATTTCAACCCTCAGCACTTCCTGGATGACAAAGGGCAGTTTAAGAAGAGTGAAGCTTTTGTGCCCTTTTCCATCG GAAAGCGGTACTGTTTTGGAGAAAGCCTGGCTAGAATGgagctctttctcttcctcaccaACATCATGCAGCACTTCCGCTTCAAGTCCCCGCAGGCACCCAGGGACATCAATGTGTCCCCCAAACATGTGGGCTTTGCCACAATCCCACCAAACTACACCATGAGCTTCCTGCCCCGCTGA